The following proteins are co-located in the Psilocybe cubensis strain MGC-MH-2018 chromosome 5, whole genome shotgun sequence genome:
- a CDS encoding Nucleoporin GLE2 translates to MSFFGSTASSTVGAAANTSATAEKDIEVAEPPSDSISSLSFSSQADYLAVGSWDNSVRIYEVGANGQTQGKAMYQHQGPVLDVCWNKEGNKIFSGGADNAGRMFDVTTGQATQVAQHDAPIKVISWVDVPGAGILATGSWDKTIKYWDLRTPNPVATVTLPERCYTFDIQYPLMVVGTAERHIQIFNLSNPNTAYKTIQSPLKWQTRVVSCFTTSPANSGFAVGSVEGRVAIQYVEDKDVQSNFSFKCHRRDSTPNAKDQALVYAVNDISFHPVHGTFSTCGSDGTIHFWDKDARTRLKTFDAAPGPISSTTFNRNGNIFAYAVSYDWSKGHSGMTPGAPNKIMLHSCKDEEVRKRAARK, encoded by the exons ATGTCTTTCTTTGGGAGTACGGCCTCCTCCACTGTGGGGGCGGCTGCAAACACTTCAGCTACTGCAGAAAAGGATATTGAAGTTGCTGAACCCCCTTCGGACTCCATTTCGTCCTTGTCCTTCTCCAGCCAAGCAGACTACTTGGCTGTTGGAAGCTGGGATAACAGT GTTCGAATCTACGAAGTTGGCGCTAATGGCCAGACTCAAGGGAAGGCAATGTATCAACATCAAGGCCCTGTACTGGACGTTTGCTGGAACAAG GAGGGAAACAAGATCTTTTCTGGAGGGGCAGACAATGCCGGACGTATGTTTGACGTGACCACTGGCCAAGCCACGCAGGTTGCCCAACACGATGCTCCGATAAAAGTAATTTCCTGGGTTGATGTCCCAGGGGCGGGTATTCTAGCAACAGGAAGTTGGGATAAAACTATCAAG TATTGGGATCTACGTACCCCCAACCCTGTTGCGACTGTCACCCTTCCAGAACGATGCTACACTTTTGACATTCAATACCCTCTGATGGTCGTTGGCACAGCAGAACGTCATATCCAGATTTTCAATCTTTCCAACCCAAACACTGCGTATAAG ACTATTCAGTCTCCTTTGAAATGGCAAACACGTGTTGTATCGTGCTTCACCACCTCTCCTGCCAACAGCGGCTTCGCCGTTGGAAGTGTAGAAGGTCGCGTTGCTATTCA ATACGTTGAGGATAAGGATGTGCA GAGCAACTTTTCTTTCAAGTGTCACCGCCGCGACTCTACCCCAAACGCAAAAGACCAGGCACTCGTCTACGCCGTTAACGATATCTCCTTCCACCCAGTTCATGGAACATTTTCCACTTGTG GATCTGACGGTACCATCCACTTCTGGGATAAGGACGCCCGTACCCGTCTAAAGA CATTCGATGCTGCTCCGGGTCCTATCTCTTCCACGACCTTCAACAGAAACGGTAACATCTTTGCCTACGCCGTTTCCTACGACTGGTCTAAGGGCCACTCGGGCATGACTCCTGGGGCCCCTAACAAAATTATGTTGCATTCATGCAAAGATGAGGAAGTTAGGAAGAGAGCCGCTCGTAAATAG
- a CDS encoding Methyltransferase adrK translates to MSVNVQSTARPILDPARYSLQDHERQFLELLTGIYDDDELKKHVLAVQAKAYQISAVVVVGNDTRKVAVDGWPAENIVASDLRGEFWDCGHELFKSTPESFPATFIAGDVFDSSMLDMSDIQADAEAKQPPSIRPLRGLTSLTPLKHQVSAIHASALFHLFPEEGQRELARRLASLLLPEKGSIIFGQHGAMLEKGFRVEKKRSTDPLFEVRQAAMFCHSPETWKKMWEEDIFGPGESGWQRPEEMKIKVEAELKQVERWDADLVDNDAKPYFVMNWSVEVL, encoded by the exons ATGTCCGTAAATGTACAGTCAACCGCACGTCCCATCCTTGATCCAGCTCGTTATAGTCTTCAAGATCATGAACGTCAATTCCTCGAGCTTCTTACAGGCAtatatgatgatgatgaattaAAGAAGCATGTATTAGCTGTGCAAGCAAAAGCATATCAA ATATCGGCTGTTGTTGTCG TTGGAAACGACACAAGAAAGGTGGCTGTGGACGGCTGGCCAGCTGAGAACATTGTTGCGTCTGACCTTCGTGGAG AATTCTGGGACTGCGGACATGAGCTTTTCAAGTCCACTCCAGAAAGCTTTCCGGCTACATTTATTGCGGGAGATGTCTTCGACTCATCCATGCTTGATATGTCGGACATTCAAGCAGACGCAGAGGCCAAGCAACCGCCTTCCATCCGTCCCCTTCGAGGACTCACCTCACTCACCCCTCTAAAGCACCAAGTATCTGCTATCCATGCTTCTGCATTATTCCACCTCTTCCCAGAAGAAGGCCAACGCGAACTCGCGCGCCGCCTCGCgtccctcctccttcccGAGAAAGGCTCTATCATCTTCGGCCAGCATGGCGCCATGCTTGAAAAGGGCTTCCGTGTCGAGAAGAAACGCAGCACTGACCCATTGTTTGAGGTCAGACAAGCTGCAATGTTTTGTCACTCGCCTGAGACCTGGAAGAAGATGTGGGAGGAGGATATTTTTGGGCCGGGGGAGTCGGGTTGGCAGCGGCCGGAAGAgatgaaaatcaaggtcGAAGCGGAGTTGAAACAGGTTGAGAGGTGGGACGCCGACCTTGTGGATAACGATGCAAAGCCTTATTTTGTCATGAATTGGTCAGTCGAGGTTCTATAG
- a CDS encoding SRSF protein kinase 1 codes for MSFPEEPLNLSPASGGPGYFVATIGQKLNKDKYEIIRKLGYGPRSSTWLVWCEYDDAYFSVKIYTVAESKRAEEIELPILRSVKNLSSTLPLPWYQDSFWETGYHGSHFCIVTNPLSTTVEALRLEEEAKKLPVHVVQRIIYCTTLALEGLHSAEIMHGAVNAGNIYFATGTQADVLRPQLEEEEEPLTIPIGNFEAVESQPIKHSLRGWKHKKAIVSEWPLYLLNLGHAQRSTYKPESSWDYASAPETISQNPSCSLQTDIWQLGALTFKILTGSNLPGFVDEDEGLNLIHAALVTSLHKDDVSAASGFIKDCLRADPSNRLTAKEALRHTWLSKANACSCGYC; via the exons ATGTCATTCCCCGAAGAACCTCTCAATCTTTCCCCAGCCAGTGGTGGCCCCGGTTACTTTGTCGCAACCATCGGTCAAAAGCTCAACAAGGACAAATACGAAATCATTCGCAAGCTAGGATACGGTCCTCGTTCCTCAACCTGGCTCGTATGGTGCGAATACGACGACGCATACTTTTCAGTCAAGATCTACACGGTCGCAGAGAGCAAACGCGCTGAAGAAATAGAGCTTCCGATCCTACGATCTGTGAAAAACCTCAGTTCGACCTTGCCGCTTCCTTGGTATCAAGACAGCTTTTGGGAGACGGGATATCATGGATCGCACTTTTGCATCGTGACCAATCCTTTATCGACCACAGTTGAAGCTCTTCGTTTGGAAGAGGAAGCCAAAAAACTTCCAGTTCATGTTGTACAACGAATCATCTACTGTACAACGCTTGCACTTGAGGGATTGCATTCTGCCGAAATCATGCATGGGG CTGTCAATGCTGGAAACATATACTTCGCAACAGGAACTCAAGCTGATGTGCTTAGGCCccaactggaagaagaagaagagccgTTAACCATCCCGATCGGGAACTTTGAGGCTGTAGAGTCCCAACCGATAAAACATTCTTTGAGGGGATGGAAACATAAGAAGGCTATTGTATCTGAATGGCCACTCTATCTTTTGAATCTTGGACATG CTCAACGATCTACATACAAGCCAGAAAGCTCGTGGGATTATGCATCTGCACCGGAAACCATATCACAAAATCCTTCATGCTCACTTCAAACCGATATTTGGCAGCTGGGAGCTTTA ACATTCAAAATCTTGACTGGATCTAATCTTCCCGGTTTTgtggatgaagacgaaggcTTGAATTTAATCCACGCGGCTCTTGTGACATCTCTCCACAAGGACGACGTCTCTGCTGCATCAGGTTTTATCAAGGATTGTCTTCGTGCTGATCCCAGTAATCGACTGACTGCAAAGGAAGCCCTAagacatacttggctttcAAAAGCCAATGCGTGTTCATGCGGGTATTGCTAA
- a CDS encoding Delta(7)-sterol 5(6)-desaturase, which produces MDLVLHIADEWFLDKVYAHLVPLSAFGASPELAKSLNATTNLFTTSADSSTWSRLVSHLPHPPLSHEIASSIYANSQSISAWPRDYIPRQIASLSILTMIGIHILYFLFAGLSYQFIFNHEMMRHPRFLKNQVALEIQTSLRAFPVMMLLTLPWFQAEVRGYSKLYDGLDTYGYFYLFASVPLYLLFTDYGIYWIHRWLHIPFFYKHLHKPHHKWIIPTPFGSHAFHPVDGYLQSVPYHLFIFIFPLHRVTYLVMFVLVNFWSIFIHDSDMITGHIFEKAINGPAHHTLHHLYFTVNYGQYFTWADRVGGSYRQPESHLDPLLEVKALKDE; this is translated from the exons ATGGACCTCGTCCTCCACATAGCTGATGAATGGTTCCTCGACAAGGTTTATGCTCATCTCGTGCCCCTCTCTGCCTTCGGCGCTTCCCCAGAATTGGCTAAATCCCTGAACGCGACCACCAATTTATTTACCACTTCTGCTGATTCTTCAACATGGTCACGACTTGTCTCCCATCTACCCCATCCTCCGCTATCCCATGAAATTGCATCCTCAATATACGCCAACTCTCAGTCAATATCAGCTTGGCCAAGAGACTATATTCCCCGGCAAATCGCGTCTTTGTCGATCCTTACTATGATTGGAATCCATATTCTGTACTTCCTGTTCGCTGGTCTATCATACCAGTTTATTTTCAATCATGAGATGATGCGGCACCCTCGGTTCCTCAAAAACCAGGTTGCACTGGAAATCCAGACCAGTCTCCGAGCCTTCCCCGTGATGATGCTCTTGACTCTTCCCTGGTTCCAAGCTGAAGTGCGAGGATACTCCAAATTGTATGACGGGTTGGACACATACGGCTATTTCTATCTTTTCGCATCGGTACCGCT ATACCTATTATTCACCGATTACGGTATCTATTGGATCCACAGGTGGCTTCATATCCCATTTTTCTACAAGCACCTGCATAAACCACACCATAAATGGATCA TCCCCACTCCGTTCGGATCACACGCATTCCACCCTGTGGATGGCTATCTCCAATCTGTCCCATACCACCTCTttattttcatcttcccGCTGCATCGTGTAACCTATCTTGTTATGTTCGTTCTGGTCAACTTCTGGAGCATCTTC ATCCACGACTCTGATATGATTACGGGACATATCTTTGAAAAGGCCATTAATGGCCCCGCTCACCATACGCTCCACCATTTGTATTTCACTGTCAACTACGGTCAA TACTTCACATGGGCAGACCGTGTAGGAGGATCATACCGACAGCCGGAATCCCATCTTGACCCTCTCCTCGAAGTAAAAGCTTTGAAAGACGAGTAG
- a CDS encoding ABC1 family protein lscO, whose amino-acid sequence MDNYKWNFTPEKSDLIPQLHERVAQRVYDLMTSNGGLYIKIGQAIGANAAVLPKPMQVKFASLFDDAPQIPYSVVHDVCMRELGRPPSGPGGVFEIFEEKAVASASIAQVHKAKLWPRVLPDGTLEKEERWVAVKVQKPDVAKQMVWDLGAYRAVMWMFENWAFDLPVYFAVDFVSEHLKQELDFVREADNARQTAEFIASEPTLRDKVYIPVVYPELSTKRIMVAEWIDGVRLSDKPGVYRLMGEKYPSLSASTIDPASATSLVASPSSELSALPNSPTSVSSLQFPSKPLKGGLDAVLLPLVQLFCAQMFDWGWVHCDPHPGNILVRPNPVKPSVPQIVLLDHGLYVRVPDGFKHDWVKLWRALLAKDFHGVEEVTKVWGFGVPDLMASFMLMRPTVLKKDNRKGPQPPRKPLTQYEISVKMKQKLKEFLMDTDRMPKVLIFLTRNMRMVQGNNQSFGSPVNRIKVTGLWASRSLSRDTALPFSLRVREYIYHLRFRFLIFGLDVLFWRAKATAFIGSWVERIVNALGIRRWGLGWVRRGNFEEELEKTMRGFAKDSLGFDVGSGAFEG is encoded by the exons ATGGACA ACTACAAATGGAACTTTACACCCGAGAAAAGCGACTTGATTCCTCAATTGCATGAGCGAGTCGCACAGCGAGTCTATGACTTGATGACATCTAATGGAGGATTGTACATCAAAATTGG TCAAGCTATCGGCGCGAACGCTGCGGTTTTGCCCAAGCCTATGCAAGTTAAATTTGCGTCCTTGTTCGACGATGCACCTCAAATCCCGTACTCGGTGGTGCATGACGTCTGTATGCGTGAGCTTGGTCGGCCGCCTAGCGGACCTGGTGGAGTGTTCGAGATATTCGAAGAGAAGGCGGTGGCTAGTGCCAGCATCGCGCAGGTGCACAAAGCCAAGTTATGGCCGCGTGTCCTTCCAGATGGTACCTTGGAAAAGGAAGAGAGGTGGGTCGCCGTCAAGGTTCAAAAGCCGGATGTAGCGAAGCAAATGGTTTGGGATTTGGGAGCCTATCGCGCTGTCATGTGGATGTTTGAAAATTGGGCGTTCGACCTTCCTGTATATTTCGCTGTTG ACTTTGTGTCGGAACATCTCAAACAAGAACTCGATTTTGTACGCGAGGCTGATAACGCTCGACAGACAGCCGAGTTCATCGCTAGCGAACCGACACTCCGCGACAAAGTCTACATACCCGTCGTATATCCCGAGCTTTCTACGAAGCGCATCATGGTTGCCGAGTGGATAGACGGGGTGCGTCTTTCGGATAAGCCGGGTGTGTACAGACTTATGGGCGAGAAATATCCATCCTTGTCAGCATCCACCATCGACCCAGCGTCTGCGACATCTCTCGTTGCATCCCCATCTTCAGAGTTATCAGCTTTGCCAAACTCACCGACATCCGTTTCCTCGCTTCAATTCCCTTCCAAACCTCTGAAGGGCGGTTTAGATGCCGTCCTTCTCCCCCTGGTCCAGCTGTTTTGCGCTCAAATGTTTGATTGGGGTTGGGTACATTGCGATCCCCATCCCGGAAATATCCTTGTGCGTCCCAACCCTGTCAAACCTTCAGTACCACAGATTGTGCTCTTGGACCATGGATTGTATGTACGCGTACCAGATGGATTCAAGCATGATTGGGTCAAATTATGGCGAGCGCTTCTGGCCAAGGATTTCCATGGGGTAGAAGAGGTAACGAAGGTGTGGGGGTTCGGAGTACCTGATCTAATGGCAAGCTTCATGTTGATGCGGCCTACGGTGTTGAAGAAGGACAACAGGAAGGGTCCACAACCTCCtaggaagcctttgacacAATACGAGATCAGCGTCAAAATGAAGCAGAAACTGAAGGAGTTTTTAATGGATACGGATCGTATGCCCAAGGTTCTTATTTTCCTTACAAGGAATATGCGGATGGTGCAAG GCAATAATCAATCATTTGGCTCACCTGTAAATCGCATCAAGGTCACCGGCCTTTGGGCATCCCGTTCTTTATCGCGCGACACTGCTTTGCCATTTTCTCTGCGCGTGCGAGAGTATATCTATCACCTCCGGTTCCGTTTCTTGATCTTTGGATTGGACGTCCTGTTTTGGAGAGCAAAGGCCACGGCGTTCATTGGGAGTTGGGTAGAACGGATCGTCAATGCCTTGGGCATTCGGCGGTGGGGTCTTGGGTGGGTGCGCAGAGGTAACTTTGAAGAAGAGCTGGAGAAGACAATGAGGGGGTTCGCCAAGGACAGTTTAGGTTTCGATGTGGGATCTGGGGCTTTTGAGGGTTAA
- a CDS encoding Methyltransferase ausD yields the protein MMIYAHPNTRPKLDPSRYSIQEDERQFYELLTGIHDEEELKAHIVAVQAKAYQVFGYPCIRLFSFMRLTIARLSAYPKVLKLLEQRKDPILLDLGCCFGNDSRKAMIDGWPIENIVASDLRQEFWECGHELFKSTPASFPVAFIAGDVFDSSMLDMESDTQADPDSIRPLRNLTSLSPLKHKVSAIHVSALFHLFDEDHQRDLAHRLASLLLLEKGSIIFGQHGAQPEMGTRLEIVRMDGTDSEIGQHTMFCHSPESWKKLWEEDIFGPGSLRHRASGDSEGEVRVKVEAKLKLIERWDFVNTNTKFYFMDWSVEVL from the exons ATGATGATATACGCGCACCCAAATACACGTCCAAAACTAGATCCTTCTCGTTATAGCATTCAAGAGGATGAACGACAATTTTATGAACTGCTTACGGGCATACATGACGAAGAGGAACTCAAGGCGCATATTGTAGCTGTACAGGCAAAGGCCTATCAA GTCTTCGGGTACCCTTGTATCCGGCTGTTCTCGTTTATGAG GCTCACTATTGCACGGCTCTCCGCGTATCCAAAGGTCTTGAAACTTCTTGAACAGCGTAAAGATCCCATACTTCTAGATcttggttgttgtt TTGGCAATGACTCCAGAAAGGCGATGATTGATGGTTGGCCGATTGAGAACATTGTAGCATCCGACCTTCGTCAAG AATTCTGGGAGTGCGGACATGAGCTTTTCAAGTCCACCCCAGCTAGCTTTCCCGTTGCATTTATTGCAGGAGATGTATTCGACTCTTCCATGCTCGACATGGAATCAGACACCCAAGCAGACCCAGATTCCATCCGTCCCCTCAGAAACCTCACCTCGCTTTCACCCCTAAAACACAAAGTATCCGCCATCCACGTCTCCGCACTCTTCCATCTATTCGACGAAGACCATCAGCGCGACCTTGCACACCGCCTCGCGTCCCTACTGCTTCTCGAAAAGGGCTCCATCATATTCGGCCAGCACGGTGCGCAGCCTGAAATGGGAACGCGTCTCGAGATCGTACGCATGGACGGCACAGATTCCGAGATAGGACAGCACACTATGTTTTGCCATTCCCCTGAGAGCTGGAAAAAGTTGTGGGAGGAGGATATTTTCGGTCCGGGGTCGCTGCGCCACCGGGCCAGTGGAGATTCAGAGGGAGAGGTGAGGGTCAAGGTCGAGGCGAAGCTTAAGCTGATTGAACGCTGGGACTTTGTGAATACAAACACGAAGTTTTATTTCATGGATTGGTCAGTCGAGGTGCTTTAG
- a CDS encoding Vacuolar protein sorting-associated protein 51-like protein (Vacuolar protein sorting-associated protein 51 homolog) has translation MSSPSTPRVASIPRPPPSPLRSSSAASVSSSTSASLATATTPLAMPTPRPSAAQQHQQQQQTPSHSTPSSAHSSPAPQAQAGASAPRRSVTTTPPPQGQKTRARDLLRKHYGLGVGPPPPRPGGNSQDPMDLNSTAFDAKSYYEQLITTSSLPALLKRENELLSEIRQLDSERQSLVYNHHHELIAASDTISAMKTRAESLDSDLDLLRAAFSEISRLTAEVSIEHPTTNRPSSNNSGNSRNGNITGSSLQ, from the exons ATGTCCTCTCCATCCACCCCACGCGTCGCATCCATTCCCCGcccgcctccttctcccctACGCTCGTCGTCCGCAGCCTCAGTCTCCTCTTCCACATCTGCCTCCCTAGCCACCGCTACCACACCCCTCGCCATGCCCACCCCGCGTCCCAGCGCAGCGCAGCAAcatcaacagcaacagcaaacACCGTCACACAGCACACCGAGCAGCGCGCATTCGTCTCCGGCGCCCCAGGCCCAAGCCGGAGCCAGCGCACCTCGGCGCTCTGTGACGACCACCCCACCGCCTCAGGGACAGAAGACGCGCGCGAGGGATCTGCTGAGGAAGCATTATGGGCTGGGCGTTggcccgccgccgccgcgccCTGGGGGCAACTCGCAGGACCCTATGGATCTGA ATTCTACTGCGTTTGATGCAAAGAGTTATTATGAGCAGCTGATTACAACGTCGTCGCTACCTGCGCTGCTGAAGAGAGAGAATGAGCTTCTGTCAG AAATCCGGCAACTGGATAGTGAACGACAGTCACTAGTgtacaaccaccaccacgaaCTGATAGCAGCAAGCGACACAATATCAGCG ATGAAGACGAGAGCAGAAAGCCTTGACAGCGACCTTGACCTCCTTCGAGCTGCATTTTCAGAAATATCACGGCTTACCGCTGAGGTGTCCATAGAACATCCGACCACAAATAGACCTTCGTCGAATAATAGCGGAAATAGTAGAAACGGGAATATCACTGGATCTAGTCTGCAATAA
- a CDS encoding Cytochrome P450 monooxygenase FCK2: MAPLSYTDTLLAIVGASVAVHLTYKKFESYEPIVAFGLLVLVPSALSALYLPHAVSLAWAALTVFPLFWTSLLTSILIYRLSPWHPLAQYPGPLLCKVSKFYLAFRSLNGKQYIYYDQLHEKYGNVVRIGPNELSICDANAIQPLLGNTGLPKGQFWDGRIPESEVVKPLIAIRDKTEHTRRRRPWTRAFSTNALKGYEELVVKRSTQLVDSLAAEKGVTNLAKWISFFTYDIMSDLAFGGGSEMMAQGDVTGLWHLLEGGQKNAVFMSHVPWLGRLFFRYPKFAAELKAFRAHARSRAVVRKNEGSAYKDIFHHLMDEDGVASERPTAVEVTSDGGLAIIAGSDTTSSAMTHLFFFLMCNPTAYKRLQAEVDQLGNDVLDTTKHAHMPYLNAAINEAMRLLPPILGGSQRTPDKGSGGRMLGSYFLAEGNSAFIPTYSLHRDPRNFSPATDAFYPERWFSEEKRINLEPKVFGNPSEFIHNSAAFIPFSLGPTNCAGKNLAYMEMRMVICMIMQQLDLRFQDGYDPSNWQVDMLDYFVTLKGVLPVIVTPRKGSRY, encoded by the exons ATGGCTCCATTGTCTTACACCGACACACTATTAGCAATCGTCGGCGCCAGTGTA GCCGTGCATCTTACTTACAAGAAGTTTGAATCATACGAGCCCATTGTTGCCTTTGGTTTACTTGTCCTAGTCCCATCTGCACTTTCGGCTCTTTACCTACCGCACGCAGTCAGCTTGGCATGGGCGGCGCTTACCGTGTTTCCCCTCTTTTGGACCTCCCTGCTTACATCTATACTCATCTACCGTCTCTCTCCTTGGCACCCACTGGCTCAATATCCCGGACCACTGCTGTGCAAAGTGTCCAAATTCTACCTCGCGTTCCGTTCACTCAATGGAAAGCAGTATATCTATTATGATCAACTACACGAGAAATATGGCAATGTCGTCAGAATTG GTCCCAATGAGCTTTCGATATGCGATGCAAACGCTATACAACCCCTCTTAGGCAACACTGGCTTGCCTAAAGGCCAAT TTTGGGATGGGAGGATTCCCGAATCGGAGGTCGTGAAACCCTTGATTGCCATTCGCGACAAGACAGAGCACACCCGTAGAAGGCGTCCATGGACCAGGGCTTTCAGCACTAATGCCTTGAAAGGATATGAAGAATTGGTCGTTAAAAGGTCAACACAGCTCGTAGACTCCCTAGCCGCCGAGAAAGGCGTCACGAACCTCGCCAAATGGATTTCTTTCTTCAC ATATGATATTATGAGCGACCTCGC TTTTGGAGGAGGATCAGAAATGATGGCGCAAGGTGATGTTACTGGACTTTGGCACTTGTTGGAAGGAGGTCAAAA GAATGCAGTATTTATGAGCCACGTTCCATGGCTAGGCCGGCTCTTTTTCCGATACCCTAAATTTGCAGCGGAACTCAAGGCCTTCCGTGCGCACGCTCGGTCTCGAGCTGTGGTAAGAAAAAATGAGGGGTCTGCATACAAGGATATTTTCCACCACTTG ATGGACGAAGATGGCGTTGCTTCCGAGCGCCCCACCGCTGTTGAGGTGACCAGCGATG GCGGTCTTGCCATCATTGCTGGATCTGACACGACATCAAGCGCCATGACGCATTTGTTTTTCTTCCTGATGTGCAATCCGACGGCATACAAACGCTTGCAGGCTGAAGTCGATCAGCTCGGTAATGATGTCCTAGATACCACAAAACATGCACATATGCCTTACCTAAACGCCGCAAT CAATGAAGCCATGCGATTACTTCCTCCAATTTTGGGAGGATCACAACGCACACCTGATAAAGGTAGTGGTGGCAGAATGCTTGGCTCATA TTTCCTGGCTGAAGGCAACAGCGCGTTTATTCCCACTTACAGCCTACACCGGGATCCTCGAAACTTTTCTCCTGCCACCGACGCTTTCTACCCTGAGCGATGGTTCtcggaagaaaagaggatCAATCTTGAACCAAAAGTTTTCGGAAATCCGTCAGAGTTTATCCATAACTCAGCGGCTTTCATTCCCTTCTCACTGGGTCCCACCAATTGTGCGGGTAAAAATCTGGCATACATGGAGATGCGTATGGTAATTTGCATGATTATGCAACAACTAGACTTGAGGTTTCAAGACGGTTACGACCCAAGTAACTGGCAAGTTGACATGCTGGACTACTTTGTTACGCTTAAAGGTGTGCTCCCCGTGATTGTCACCCCTCGTAAAGGGTCTAGATACTAG
- a CDS encoding Methyltransferase adrK produces MTRYGDPATRPSLDPSRYSLEEDERQFFALLTGINDEEELKKHILAVQEKAYQVYGYPCIRRFSFAKLKIARLPGYPKALKLLEQRKDPILLDIGCCFGNDARKAVVDGWPAENVVASDLRPEFWNFGHELFKSTPKSFPATFIAGDVFSPATLDISDTQPSPNSNSTTEVKQPPPIHPLRDLTSLTPLKHRLSAIHASSFFHLFPEDSQRELARRLAFLLLPEKVARPEKGFRFETVRKDNDGTAVASEIRLRAMFCHSPESWKKLWEEDIFGPHQDVKVKVDAELQEVELWDYRDLEPTIYLLNWSIEVV; encoded by the exons ATGACCCGATACGGAGACCCAGCTACACGCCCGAGTCTAGATCCCTCTCGCTATAGCCTTGAAGAGGACGAACGACAATTCTTTGCACTCCTTACAGGCATaaacgacgaagaggagctGAAGAAGCATATATTGGCTGTACAGGAAAAGGCTTATCAA GTTTATGGATACCCTTGCATTCGCCGATTTTCGTTTGCAAA GCTCAAAATTGCACGGCTCCCTGGATATCCAAAGGCCTTGAAACTTCTTGAGCAACGCAAGGATCCTATCCTTCTAGATATCGGTTGTTGTT TTGGTAATGATGCCAGAAAGGCTGTTGTGGATGGGTGGCCAGCTGAGAATGTCGTAGCGTCCGACCTTCGCCCAG AATTCTGGAACTTCGGACATGAGCTTTTCAAGTCCACTCCAAAAAGCTTCCCCGCTACATTCATCGCAGGAGATGTTTTCTCCCCTGCCACACTCGACATCTCAGACACTCAACCATCGCCCAATTCCAATTCCACCACAGAGGTCAAGCAACCACCACCAATCCATCCACTCCGAGACCTCACCTCACTGACCCCGCTAAAGCACCGATTGTCTGCCATCCATGCCTCCTCGTTCTTTCACCTCTTCCCGGAAGACAGCCAGCGCGAGCTTGCGCGCCGTCTTGCATTCCTCCTGCTGCCCGAGAAAG TTGCGCGGCCTGAAAAGGGCTTCCGTTTTGAAACTGTACGCAAGGATAATGACGGAACCGCAGTTGCATCTGAGATCAGACTGCGCGCGATGTTCTGCCACTCACCTGAGAGCTGGAAGAAGTTGTGGGAGGAAGATATTTTCGGTCCGCATCAAGatgtcaaagtcaaagtagACGCGGAGCTACAGGAGGTTGAGCTCTGGGATTACCGTGATTTGGAACCCACAATTTACCTGTTGAATTGGTCCATAGAGGTGGTTTGA